One part of the Salinimonas iocasae genome encodes these proteins:
- a CDS encoding gamma-glutamylcyclotransferase: MTLTQLKNWFASFDYPHLVLGYGSLMNADSRQRFSNIEHQGVMVTVEGFYRAWVTRSWQEQQTYVGALPETGATLNAQLIPTPLSPALAEREKDYTFTQVSADAISTDFTRDAHDYLLQRLSDKQLWICQTLDVHPAEPDFPVSQTYIDTCLAGCLSHGGKPQAQAFVRLTRQWPAHVKQDRLQPFYPRPGRVSTDEHNQIDTLLQEVLHD, encoded by the coding sequence TTGACTCTGACACAGCTCAAAAACTGGTTCGCGTCATTTGATTACCCCCATCTTGTGCTGGGCTACGGCTCGCTGATGAACGCTGACAGCCGACAACGTTTTTCAAATATTGAGCATCAGGGTGTGATGGTGACGGTCGAAGGCTTTTACCGGGCGTGGGTGACGCGCAGCTGGCAAGAGCAACAAACCTACGTTGGGGCACTGCCTGAAACCGGCGCGACCCTGAACGCGCAACTTATTCCTACCCCGTTAAGTCCGGCGCTGGCAGAGCGTGAAAAAGATTATACATTCACGCAGGTGTCTGCCGATGCTATCTCCACTGACTTCACCCGGGATGCCCACGATTACCTGCTTCAGCGTTTGTCGGATAAGCAGCTCTGGATTTGTCAGACACTGGATGTGCATCCTGCAGAGCCCGACTTTCCGGTTTCCCAGACTTACATTGATACCTGTCTGGCCGGCTGCCTGAGTCACGGGGGGAAACCGCAGGCTCAGGCATTTGTCAGGCTCACCCGCCAATGGCCAGCTCATGTGAAGCAGGACAGGCTTCAGCCTTTCTATCCGCGCCCCGGCAGGGTTAGCACCGATGAACACAATCAAATAGACACGCTTTTGCAAGAGGTGTTGCATGACTGA
- a CDS encoding alpha-ketoglutarate-dependent dioxygenase AlkB family protein: MQPDLFDNSSAVQPQILPLPDADVTYYPGWLSADQASVIKQQLEGELDWHQDTIKIYGKLVKIPRLQAWHGDPDAQYSYSGLSMTPAPWTTTLSDLRQQLAKQCQAAFNSVLANWYRHGQDSMGMHADDEPELGKHPVIASVTLGQARPFVLMHKQSKSKSKVMLEHGSLLVMKGTTQQFYQHGIAKTARQIDDRINLTYRYIHSSIKSNNA; encoded by the coding sequence ATGCAACCTGATTTATTTGACAACAGCAGCGCCGTACAGCCACAGATTTTGCCTTTACCCGATGCAGATGTAACTTACTATCCAGGCTGGTTATCAGCCGATCAAGCGTCAGTTATAAAGCAGCAGTTGGAAGGCGAACTAGATTGGCATCAGGATACCATCAAAATCTACGGCAAGCTGGTAAAAATTCCCCGCCTGCAAGCCTGGCATGGCGACCCCGACGCGCAGTATAGCTACTCCGGACTTTCCATGACCCCTGCGCCCTGGACGACAACACTCAGCGACTTACGTCAGCAACTGGCAAAACAGTGTCAGGCTGCGTTTAACAGTGTGCTGGCTAACTGGTATCGCCACGGGCAGGATAGTATGGGCATGCACGCCGATGATGAACCCGAGCTTGGTAAGCATCCGGTTATCGCCTCGGTCACTCTGGGCCAGGCGCGACCATTTGTGCTGATGCATAAACAATCAAAAAGTAAAAGTAAAGTGATGCTAGAGCATGGCAGCCTGCTGGTAATGAAAGGCACCACCCAGCAATTTTATCAGCATGGTATTGCGAAGACTGCCCGACAAATCGATGATAGAATTAATCTGACTTATCGGTATATTCACTCATCTATCAAATCCAATAACGCATAA
- a CDS encoding GNAT family N-acetyltransferase: MTDFTMTTARLTLRKPASYDAQWIYELNNDPVWVRFIGNRAVHSVRDARRYIDNTLEHFDKWGYGLWVMERLDTGKPQGMCGLLNRDIFTCPDLGFALLSDARGKGYAQEGAEAILEWAIEHFDCGYITAMAHRDNNSSRKLLGRLGFEQRGTIFMPNVERQVFYWRDMTNLK, encoded by the coding sequence ATGACTGATTTTACCATGACCACCGCCAGGCTGACGCTCAGAAAGCCGGCTTCTTATGATGCCCAGTGGATCTACGAGCTCAACAACGACCCGGTATGGGTGCGCTTTATTGGTAATCGCGCGGTGCACTCTGTACGCGATGCACGCCGCTACATTGACAATACACTCGAGCATTTCGATAAATGGGGGTACGGCTTGTGGGTAATGGAGCGTCTGGATACTGGTAAACCGCAGGGAATGTGTGGGTTATTAAACAGAGATATTTTTACCTGTCCCGATCTGGGCTTTGCGCTACTTAGCGATGCCAGGGGCAAAGGATACGCTCAGGAAGGCGCTGAAGCTATTCTTGAATGGGCAATTGAACACTTTGATTGTGGTTACATTACGGCAATGGCGCATCGTGACAATAACAGCTCCAGAAAGTTACTGGGCAGACTGGGGTTTGAACAGCGTGGCACGATATTCATGCCAAATGTCGAGCGCCAGGTTTTTTACTGGCGCGACATGACAAATTTAAAGTAG
- a CDS encoding peptidylprolyl isomerase: MFRYLLFVLILVASQTMAQGKDDGSNVQPDNYYPRVKLETSMGEIIIELDRRRAPITSNNFLRYVSKNGYNGTLFHRVVPNFVVQGGGYNQDFEQKPSYPEIFNESGNGMKNELYTVAMARQNQPHSATRQFFFNVNDNPSLDPGKEWGYAVFGMVVEGQEVVDKMMEVETEYQMRLREPNSPVEPIVLEKATVLPGP; this comes from the coding sequence ATGTTTCGCTATCTACTTTTTGTACTTATTCTGGTCGCCAGCCAGACAATGGCCCAGGGCAAGGACGACGGTTCAAATGTTCAGCCAGATAACTACTATCCCAGGGTAAAACTGGAAACGTCCATGGGCGAGATTATTATTGAGCTGGATCGCCGTCGCGCGCCAATCACCTCCAACAATTTTTTGCGCTATGTAAGCAAAAACGGTTACAACGGTACGTTGTTTCACCGGGTAGTGCCTAACTTTGTGGTACAGGGTGGCGGCTATAACCAGGATTTTGAGCAGAAGCCCAGTTACCCGGAGATTTTTAATGAGTCAGGTAACGGCATGAAAAATGAGCTGTATACTGTGGCAATGGCCCGCCAGAATCAGCCTCATTCTGCTACGCGACAATTCTTTTTTAATGTAAACGATAACCCGAGTCTCGATCCTGGCAAGGAGTGGGGTTACGCCGTGTTTGGCATGGTTGTAGAAGGTCAGGAAGTTGTTGATAAAATGATGGAAGTAGAAACCGAGTATCAGATGCGGTTACGTGAGCCCAACAGCCCTGTTGAGCCCATTGTGTTAGAAAAAGCGACGGTATTACCCGGACCCTGA
- a CDS encoding BolA family protein, which translates to MQVKSYIEQKLNEHLTPVFLDVQDESHMHNVPDGAQSHFKVTVVSEQFDGSRLIGRHRQVNALLADALEGPVHALALHTYTPEEWEKRGGSVNASPQCRGGEKSV; encoded by the coding sequence ATGCAAGTAAAATCCTATATTGAGCAAAAGCTTAACGAGCATCTGACGCCCGTTTTTCTGGATGTGCAGGACGAGAGCCACATGCACAATGTACCTGATGGCGCACAAAGCCACTTCAAAGTCACTGTGGTCAGCGAGCAGTTCGACGGTAGTCGTTTGATTGGCCGTCACCGTCAGGTGAACGCGCTGTTGGCCGATGCGCTTGAAGGACCGGTGCACGCGTTAGCGCTACATACCTACACGCCAGAAGAGTGGGAAAAGCGAGGTGGCTCTGTCAACGCATCTCCGCAGTGCCGGGGTGGTGAAAAGTCAGTTTGA
- a CDS encoding SulP family inorganic anion transporter, producing the protein MFDLINNKDSNVKNDVLSGITVALALVPEAVAFAFVAGVEPMIGLYAAFMMGLITSAIGGRPGMISGATGAMAVVTVALVAEHGVQYLFAAVVLAGVLQILCGVFRLGKFIRLVPYPVMLGFVNGLAIVIFLAQLGQFKVQNAVGEWQWMEGTMLYMMLGLVGLTMAIIYLLPKLTKAVPASLVAIIVVTVLVHTMGLEARTVIDFVRDLLPADQKATATLAGELPTFSIPMVPMTWETVMIVLPTSIILCLVGLIESLLTLTLIDEMTDTRGRGNRECVGQGVANSVNGFFGGMGGCAMIGQSMININSGGRGRLSGITAALVLLGFILFAAPLIEMIPLAALVGVMFVVVIATFEWASFRIVRGVNREDAFVLFLVTGVTVIADLAIAVIVGVIVSALVFAWKHARHIGAKTHIDNDGWKVYELDGPLFFGSISHFKDLFDVANDPQDVVIDFNKSRVWDSSGVDALDTLADKYEQQGKKLHIRHISSDCRALLKKANKFVEINVVEDPRYKVASDQLG; encoded by the coding sequence ATGTTTGATTTGATTAATAACAAAGACAGCAATGTGAAAAACGATGTGCTATCCGGAATTACCGTTGCCCTTGCGCTGGTTCCCGAAGCGGTTGCTTTTGCATTTGTTGCAGGTGTAGAGCCGATGATAGGGCTGTATGCCGCATTCATGATGGGACTGATTACGTCTGCCATCGGCGGCCGCCCCGGCATGATTTCTGGCGCGACCGGAGCCATGGCCGTGGTCACGGTTGCGCTGGTGGCCGAGCACGGCGTGCAGTACCTATTTGCCGCGGTGGTATTGGCGGGGGTACTACAGATTCTCTGTGGTGTTTTCCGACTGGGTAAATTTATCCGGCTGGTCCCATACCCTGTAATGCTGGGCTTTGTAAACGGTCTGGCGATTGTGATTTTCCTGGCGCAACTTGGTCAGTTCAAGGTGCAAAATGCAGTAGGCGAGTGGCAATGGATGGAAGGCACCATGTTATACATGATGCTGGGACTGGTGGGCCTCACTATGGCTATCATTTATCTGTTGCCTAAGCTGACCAAAGCGGTTCCTGCATCGCTGGTAGCAATTATTGTTGTCACGGTACTGGTCCATACCATGGGTCTGGAAGCGCGCACGGTTATTGATTTTGTTCGTGACTTGCTACCTGCTGACCAAAAAGCAACGGCCACACTGGCCGGAGAACTGCCTACCTTCTCAATACCGATGGTTCCGATGACATGGGAAACCGTTATGATTGTGCTGCCAACCTCCATAATACTGTGCCTGGTTGGCCTGATTGAATCGCTACTAACGCTTACCCTTATTGATGAGATGACAGATACCCGCGGCCGCGGCAACAGAGAGTGTGTAGGTCAGGGTGTTGCCAACAGCGTAAATGGCTTCTTTGGTGGCATGGGCGGTTGCGCAATGATTGGTCAGAGCATGATTAATATTAACTCTGGTGGCCGTGGTCGCTTGTCAGGCATTACTGCAGCGTTAGTCTTGTTGGGCTTTATTCTATTCGCCGCACCATTGATTGAAATGATACCGCTGGCCGCGCTGGTTGGCGTTATGTTTGTTGTGGTTATTGCCACCTTTGAGTGGGCGTCATTCAGAATTGTCCGCGGGGTCAACCGCGAAGATGCGTTTGTGCTGTTCCTGGTTACCGGGGTTACGGTAATCGCCGACCTGGCCATCGCCGTTATCGTTGGTGTCATTGTATCAGCGCTGGTTTTTGCCTGGAAACACGCTCGGCACATTGGGGCGAAAACCCATATTGATAACGATGGCTGGAAGGTCTATGAACTGGACGGGCCGCTCTTTTTTGGCTCAATCAGTCATTTCAAAGATTTGTTCGATGTGGCCAACGATCCGCAGGATGTAGTGATCGATTTTAACAAAAGCCGCGTCTGGGATTCATCCGGCGTGGATGCGCTGGATACGTTGGCAGATAAATATGAGCAACAAGGTAAGAAACTGCATATTCGCCACATTAGCAGCGACTGCCGGGCTTTGCTCAAGAAGGCCAACAAGTTCGTTGAGATCAACGTAGTAGAAGATCCACGCTATAAGGTGGCCTCAGACCAACTGGGCTAG
- a CDS encoding AEC family transporter codes for MYGFITNTLGPVLVLLMMGYLLYRRGMLNDTFIETGSKLVFNLALPALLFLAIATADFSKAANPHLILLGIVCTFSYFLALMAFSHFFVTPQNARGVVIQGGFRANMGIIGLAYCANTYGSEGLAVASVYLGGVTVLFNILSVFVLNFYLDGERSVSQHIRGVLTNPLIVAIACALPLSYFEIALPAFIESTGEYFAQLTLPLALICTGATLEFRSFSGDSRNLIIATVSKCLLYPLFLTGCAYWVGFRHMELGIVMLLSIAPTAAASYIMARNLGGDPRLAASIIALTTIVSLPVTALAFSALASANLL; via the coding sequence ATGTACGGATTCATAACCAATACCCTGGGCCCCGTTCTTGTGCTGCTAATGATGGGCTATTTGCTATATCGTCGCGGCATGCTTAATGACACATTTATAGAAACAGGCTCAAAACTTGTTTTTAATCTGGCATTACCTGCCTTATTGTTTCTTGCCATTGCTACTGCCGATTTTTCAAAAGCTGCCAACCCCCACCTCATCCTGTTAGGTATCGTCTGTACCTTTAGTTATTTTCTGGCACTCATGGCATTCAGCCACTTCTTTGTTACGCCTCAAAATGCACGTGGTGTCGTTATACAGGGCGGGTTCAGAGCCAACATGGGTATTATCGGATTGGCTTATTGCGCCAACACCTATGGCTCTGAAGGCCTTGCCGTAGCATCGGTTTATTTAGGCGGGGTTACCGTACTTTTTAATATTCTTTCGGTGTTTGTACTGAATTTCTATCTTGATGGTGAGCGGTCGGTGTCACAACACATTCGCGGTGTTCTTACCAACCCCTTAATCGTTGCTATTGCCTGCGCGTTGCCACTTTCCTATTTTGAAATTGCTCTGCCAGCTTTTATAGAATCCACCGGAGAGTATTTTGCTCAGTTAACATTACCACTGGCACTGATCTGTACGGGCGCCACGCTGGAGTTTCGTTCGTTTTCCGGTGACAGTAGAAATTTAATCATTGCCACGGTAAGCAAGTGCTTACTTTACCCATTATTTTTAACAGGTTGTGCGTATTGGGTGGGCTTCAGACATATGGAATTGGGTATTGTGATGCTGTTAAGTATCGCACCTACCGCCGCTGCCAGTTATATCATGGCGCGCAATCTTGGTGGTGATCCGAGACTTGCAGCCAGTATTATCGCACTGACTACCATCGTTTCATTACCTGTGACTGCGCTGGCATTCTCGGCACTGGCTTCAGCCAACTTACTTTAA
- a CDS encoding siderophore-interacting protein, with translation MSQRPQPRKAAPYLLTVINNTLLTPNMRRLTLSGAQLARFPDISASHYVKLLFDFDGQPITTTEVSPDDALMRTYTVRAINQAEQTMCIDVVMHAHNTDCDEHSGPASRWAASAKPGDSIAVAGPGSSKGLAQTRDWVLFIGDMTALPAISAYLEVLPEDTRGYAIIEIISEHDKQALNKPEGVQIIWAEQDTGAFQRHVETLVWLPGTPGVWIACEFSQMRALRQLMTNRFALPHQQLYVSSYWRKGRSEDQHKLDKQNDLKAYAMSRRG, from the coding sequence ATGTCACAGCGCCCACAACCACGCAAAGCCGCGCCATATTTACTGACTGTTATTAATAATACCTTACTGACACCCAATATGCGCCGGCTCACGCTATCGGGCGCACAACTCGCGCGCTTTCCCGATATATCTGCATCGCATTACGTAAAATTGTTGTTTGATTTTGATGGTCAGCCAATCACTACAACAGAGGTGTCGCCGGACGACGCACTGATGCGCACCTATACGGTACGCGCAATAAACCAGGCCGAACAGACGATGTGCATCGATGTTGTTATGCACGCACATAATACGGACTGCGACGAGCACTCTGGCCCGGCCTCGCGGTGGGCGGCAAGTGCAAAACCCGGCGATAGCATTGCAGTGGCAGGTCCGGGGTCGTCCAAAGGATTGGCGCAAACACGTGACTGGGTGCTTTTCATTGGTGATATGACTGCCCTGCCTGCAATTTCTGCTTATCTGGAAGTTTTACCTGAAGATACGAGAGGCTATGCAATCATTGAAATTATCAGTGAGCATGACAAACAGGCACTCAACAAACCTGAAGGCGTGCAGATTATCTGGGCAGAACAGGATACCGGTGCATTCCAACGGCATGTTGAAACGCTTGTATGGTTACCCGGCACTCCCGGAGTATGGATAGCCTGTGAGTTTTCACAAATGCGGGCACTTCGACAACTGATGACTAATAGATTTGCGCTTCCCCACCAGCAACTATACGTGAGTAGTTACTGGCGGAAGGGACGTAGCGAAGATCAACATAAATTAGACAAACAAAACGACCTTAAAGCGTATGCAATGTCCCGGCGTGGCTAA
- a CDS encoding methyltransferase: MNTTFSLLERQLYLARYPEKHQHKSLQAWDSADELIIEHTVENQADLDTSKCIILNDDFGALGTWYASGPKPLRPCWYSDSWIAHRSLTRNLQANDCETAFDNTGTLSQPATACTSLSQLPSYPTLILIKIPRTLALLEEQLITLSTLVTPTTTIVAAGKVKTITRTVLGLFEKYIGATTTSLAKKKSRLIFCEPDSKTLANHPSSPYPTIWQQEAVNGQPMTMVNHANVFSRQSLDIGARLLLEHMAVTNNERIIDLGCGNGVLGLNALALAPEAWVTFADESFMALQSARDSVEATFPDALPRCRFHADNCLESLLEQGEAGTVDKVFCNPPFHQQNAVTDHIAWQMFHDSREILRRGGHLIVVANRHLGYHVTLKRLFKGVKVLASNRKFVILSAAKR, translated from the coding sequence ATGAACACCACTTTTTCACTGTTGGAACGTCAGTTGTATCTGGCCAGGTATCCAGAAAAACATCAGCACAAAAGTTTGCAGGCCTGGGACAGTGCTGATGAGCTTATCATCGAGCATACTGTTGAAAACCAGGCCGACCTGGATACTAGCAAGTGTATCATATTAAACGATGATTTCGGTGCCCTGGGCACATGGTATGCCTCTGGGCCAAAGCCGTTAAGACCGTGCTGGTACAGCGACTCCTGGATTGCCCATCGCTCACTGACCAGAAATCTGCAGGCCAATGATTGCGAAACCGCTTTTGATAATACCGGCACGCTCAGTCAACCGGCCACGGCCTGTACCAGCCTTTCTCAATTGCCGTCTTATCCCACCTTAATTCTGATTAAGATACCGCGCACCCTGGCCTTGCTGGAAGAGCAGCTCATAACGCTAAGCACGCTGGTAACCCCCACAACAACCATTGTTGCAGCGGGCAAAGTGAAAACTATCACCCGCACTGTGCTGGGCTTATTTGAAAAGTATATTGGTGCAACGACTACCTCGCTGGCGAAAAAGAAGTCGCGACTCATTTTTTGTGAGCCTGATTCAAAAACCCTGGCAAATCACCCTTCTTCGCCCTACCCCACTATTTGGCAGCAGGAAGCGGTAAACGGACAGCCGATGACAATGGTGAACCACGCCAATGTCTTTTCCCGGCAGTCTCTGGATATTGGTGCGCGCCTGTTGCTTGAACACATGGCTGTTACGAATAACGAGCGTATTATTGATTTGGGCTGTGGCAACGGTGTACTGGGGCTTAACGCACTGGCACTTGCACCGGAAGCCTGGGTAACCTTTGCTGATGAGTCGTTTATGGCGCTGCAAAGTGCCCGTGACAGTGTGGAGGCAACCTTTCCCGATGCACTTCCACGCTGCCGGTTCCACGCCGATAACTGTCTGGAATCACTGCTGGAACAAGGCGAAGCAGGGACGGTTGATAAAGTTTTTTGCAACCCGCCTTTCCACCAGCAAAATGCGGTTACCGATCATATCGCCTGGCAAATGTTTCACGACAGCCGCGAAATACTACGACGGGGCGGTCACCTGATTGTGGTAGCAAACCGACATTTAGGCTATCACGTAACACTTAAGCGATTGTTTAAAGGTGTAAAGGTGCTTGCAAGCAACCGCAAATTCGTTATTTTAAGCGCAGCTAAGCGATAA
- a CDS encoding phosphatase PAP2 family protein, giving the protein MAVSIGNGLNKYTMPMSHSMYFKKPSNRQLSWTAGLSLVLFGLLAVWVTLDNTPAIDTMIIKGLRVDGNLADPLGPGWLEEGMRDITALGSNWVLLYLTGLGALLLYLVGHARLAMQMVAGILLALAVTFALKHGFTRPRPDLVGHGTRVFTSSFPSAHAMMSAITYFTLAAASLCVTSLRNVRRLFFIVAGITTLFIGFSRVYLGVHWPTDILAGWLGAAVWVIIWYRIAVQNHKAERS; this is encoded by the coding sequence ATGGCAGTATCCATTGGTAACGGATTGAATAAGTATACGATGCCTATGTCTCACAGTATGTATTTTAAAAAGCCGAGTAACCGACAACTAAGCTGGACAGCCGGTTTATCACTGGTCCTGTTCGGGCTGCTGGCTGTCTGGGTTACCCTGGATAACACGCCTGCTATTGATACGATGATCATTAAAGGGCTTCGTGTTGATGGAAATCTGGCCGACCCGTTGGGCCCGGGGTGGCTGGAAGAAGGAATGCGGGATATTACTGCGTTAGGCAGTAACTGGGTTTTACTCTACCTTACAGGCCTTGGGGCATTACTTTTGTATCTTGTGGGTCATGCAAGGTTAGCAATGCAAATGGTCGCAGGAATTTTGCTGGCGCTGGCAGTCACCTTTGCGCTGAAGCACGGCTTTACCCGACCACGTCCTGATCTGGTCGGCCACGGCACCCGGGTATTCACCAGCAGCTTCCCTTCCGCGCACGCTATGATGTCAGCGATTACTTACTTTACTTTAGCTGCAGCCAGTTTATGTGTAACCAGTCTGAGAAATGTACGGCGTCTGTTTTTCATTGTTGCAGGAATTACCACGCTGTTCATTGGCTTTAGCCGTGTCTATCTGGGCGTGCACTGGCCCACCGATATCCTGGCCGGCTGGTTAGGTGCCGCGGTGTGGGTCATCATCTGGTACCGCATCGCTGTACAAAATCATAAAGCTGAAAGGAGCTAA
- a CDS encoding alpha/beta hydrolase family protein, translated as MPDYAHNEEAALKARSAIYWADELPKAPVLLLHAKDDERVSFDNATKMAAQLEKHGITHNLVSFENGGHDLRGHQEERKSLILDWFETHLR; from the coding sequence ATCCCCGATTATGCGCACAATGAAGAGGCCGCCCTTAAAGCCCGTTCGGCAATTTACTGGGCCGATGAGCTGCCCAAAGCGCCGGTCCTGTTGCTGCATGCTAAAGATGACGAGCGAGTTAGCTTCGATAACGCCACCAAAATGGCAGCACAGCTTGAAAAACACGGCATCACGCACAATCTGGTTTCATTTGAAAACGGTGGCCACGACCTTCGTGGTCATCAGGAAGAAAGAAAATCATTAATTCTGGATTGGTTTGAAACGCACCTTCGATAA